In Methanocaldococcus sp., the genomic stretch CCTCATCTAAGTAATCTACGCCCAATAATTTTGAAGCATTGTCCATAAATTTAGATATTTCTAAAAATCTTTCACTATTTATTAAACATATAAAGTTATCTCCTCCTTCAAAATACGATTTAACAAATTTGCATTTAATTATTTTATCTCCATTTTTTGTTTTTATTTTAATTAAAACATCCTCATAATATTTAAATTTAACTTCAGAAGCTTTAATATTTGTTACTATGTTTCCAAACCTATCTATGTGAATAACTCTCTTTTTTTCATTGTCCAATGTAACTATACTTTTTAATTTCTCTCCCTCATAATCGTTATTTATTAATATCTCTGCTCCAACTACTGCATATACATCTCTGCCATGAAAGGTTGAAGATGGATTATATTTACTTTCGTCAATTTTTATAATCCTCTTTATTCCTAATCTTTCTACAACATAAGTAAATAACCCATTGTCTGGACCTACTAAGTAATGACCATTTTTTGTTTCAACAACAATTGAATTCCTTTCACTCCCAACTGTTGGATCTATTACAGCAATATGAACTGATGGTGGATAGTAAGGGATAGATGTTAATAAAACATAAGCCCCATGATATATATTAAATTGCCTTACTTCATGAGAAATATCAATTATTTTTGCATCTTTATTATGTTTTTTTAAAATTTCTAAAATTCTGCCCTTCATTGCTCCTACATATCCTTCACTAAATCCAAAGTCAGTTGTTAATGTTATAATATCCATCTCATCACCAAAAAGTTAATTTATATAGTTCGTATATTTACTTTAAACTAACTTCCTTTTATCCTTACATATTATCATAGATATAATGTAAGGTGATATTATGATTTTAAGCGACAAAGATATTATTAAGTTGATAAATGAAAATAAATTAATTATAGAACCTTTTAATAGAGAGTATTTAGGCCCGTCATCTTATGATGTAACATTGAGTGATGAATTTATAATATATGATGATGAAATTTATGATTTATCAAAAGAATTGAAATATAAAAAGATAAAAATAAAAAAATCTATATTAGTTTGTCCTATAAATTATACTCTAAATAAAGAAAAAATAGAATACTTTAAAGAAAAATATAATGTTGATTATGTAGTTAAAGGAGGAATATTAGGATCTACAAACGAGTATATAGAACTACCTAAGGAAATAACATCTTTTTATCAAGGTAGAAGTAGCTTAGGAAGGGTATTTTTAACATCACATCAAACTGCTGGATTTATTGACGCAGGTTTTAAAGGAAAGATTACCTTAGAGATAGTAGCTCATGATAAACCAGTTATATTATATTCTGGAATGAGAATAGGACAGTTAATATTTTTCAAATTAAATACCCCCGCAGAAATTGGCTATTGTGAGAAAAAAGGCTCAAAATATGCATATCAAAAAACTGTCATGCCTTCCTTAATACATAATGATTTTAAAGGGTTTTAAGTGTTCATAACTAATTTTTATATTTACATATTTATATACTTTCCAAGAGTAATAACAAGTCTCGGGAAAATTTCCTTTTGAATAATACAAAATAAGAAAAATATCAAAAAAATATTATAGCAATATGAAAAATATCAAAATCATAATATTGTTATAATAAAAAATAGAAAATTTTTATGATTTGATATTATCAAGTCTCGAGAGTAAATATTATACAAATATGAAAATTCATAAAAATAGTATTATTTATAAGATATCAAAACAGAACTATTAGGTGTTTCAAAAAATATTTATTTTCTGACATTAATGAAAAATATTGAAAATAAATGTTTAGGGTGAAAATTATGATTATAGGATATTTAAAAAAACTCTCAAAATTACACGGAATTTCTGGGAGAGAAGACAGCGTTAGAGAATTTATGAAAAAAGAATTAGAAAAATACTGTGATGAGGTAATTATTGACAACTTTGGGAACTTAATTGCCAAAAAAGGAGATAAAGGAAAAAAAATAATGATTGCCGCTCATATGGATGAGATTGGTTTGATGGTTAAATACATTGATGAAAATGGTTTCTTAAAATTCACAAAAATTGGAGGAATTTATGACCCAACTATATTAAATCAAAAAGTTGTAGTTCATGGGGAAAAAGGAGACTTAATAGGTGTTCTTGGTTCTAAGCCACCACACAAAATGAAAGAGGATGAAAAAAATAAATTAATAAAATATGAAGATATGTTTATAGATATAGGAGCTGAAAGTAGAGAAGAGGCTATAAAGATGGGAGTTAATATTGGGACATGGGTTTCCTTTTTGAGTGAAGTTTATGAGTTAGGAAAACATAGATTGGCAGGAAAAGCATTTGATGATAGAGTAGGCTGTGCTATACTTTTAGAGGTTATGAAAAGATTATCTAAAAAAGATATTGACTGCCAAGTTTATGCAGTTGGAACAGTCCAAGAAGAAGTTGGATTAAAGGGGGCAAAAGTTTCAGCGTTTAAAATAAATCCAGATGTTGCTATTGCGTTAGATGTAACAATAGCAGGAGACCACCCTGGAATTAAAAAAGAAGATGCTCCAATTGATTTAGGGAAAGGGCCAGTTGTTGGAATAGTAGATGCATCAGGGAGAGGATTAATAGCTCATCCAAAGGTTTTAGAGATGATTAAAGCAGTTTCTGAAAAGTATAAGATAGATGTTCAGTGGGAAGTTGGAGAGGGAGGGACTACTGATGCTACAGCAATACATTTAACAAGAGAGGGAATTCCTACTGGTGTTATCTCAGTTCCAGCAAGATATATCCATACACCAGTTGAAGTTATTGATAAAAGAGATTTAGAAAAAACTGCTTATTTAGTTTATTACACTATAAAAGAGGTTAATAATTTCTTCTAAGATTTTTAAAAACTTAAAGCATAACAGATAATTCCACAAACTGTCCAAGCCATCAAACCTTTTTTATAAATAGATACCTCATCTATCTTTCCAAAAACTTTTTTTCTATTAACATTCAATTTTCCATAAGGAAATCCACCAACTATAAAGGTGTCATAGTTTTTTAATTGAGAGGGTTCTGTTAATTTTCCCTGTTTAGTCATTAAGGCTATTTTTTTAGCGTTAATATCATTTAACAACTCTTCCAAACTTTTTTCTTCCATTTTTATTAAAGGATTTCTTTTCCCTTTTAAAACATCTTCTATAACTCCTAAGAATCTAAAATAATTTCTTGGTAACCTTAATTCAGGATTTATCTTTAAAACTTTATCATCATAAGTATGAACATAAATGTTTAATTTTCTTTCATGATTTATAGGACTATCTAAAATATTTAAAAGGGAGATGTGAATAATATCTGGCCTACCTCTCATTCTTTTATCTTTTAAGTTTTTCATAACCTTATAATGATAATTAGAATCTAATATATCATATTTATAAACTCTGGACTTTTTTATTTTGTTTTTTATTTCCTCAGGTATCAATTCAAGGGCAGATTTTGCTAAAATTATATTATACATATTTTATTCCTCAGTTTTTATTAAATCTTTATATTGTTGTTTAGTAGCATCTAATACTGTATAACTAATTTTTGCATTATCTAACCTTTTAATAACTTTCTCAGCCATTTTTCCAGTTATTAAAGCGATAACATTAGATCCTCTATTGCAAGCATTTACTATACCTTCTAAAACAGCAAATCTTATATCTGGTTTAATATTTAACTTTCTCGCTACAACATAGGCAACAGTTCCCATTGTCGCTACAACATAATTATCGGTCTTATTAAGATAATCTTTAATTAAATCAAAATTGACAGCCCTTGATCCACCAATAATTTCTGGTGGGATTTTGAATACTATAACTCTACCCTTTGGAACATCTATAATTCCTTTGATTTCACAGATAGAAATATCTTCTCCCTTTTTACCTCCATACAATACTTTAGCCTTTGCTTCTCCTTTAGGTTTCTTTGAAGCATACAATAAACCTTCTTTCATATATAAATAAACTGTATCACCATCTTTAACATCCTCATCTGCAATTGCTGGCCATATATCTTTATATCTATAAACCGCAGAATTAATTTCATCTAAATATTCTTTAAATTCAGATAACCAATTTTTTAACTTTCTTAAACCTTTTTCAGTAACTACATACTCTCCTCTACCTCTTGACTTAACATAACCTTCTTTGATTAAATTTCTTATATGCTCTGAAACTGCCTGAACTGTTATTCCCAAATTTTCAGCAATATCCTTTTGTTTTATGTGTGGTTGTTTTCTTATAATTTCAGATAAAACTTGAAATTCAGTTATACTTCTCTTCTTCATAAGAACTCCCTCATAAAATTTAGTTTGTAATATAATCTATATCTCCCTGCTATTTAAATGTTAAAGATAACTTTAATAGATTAATATAATGTATCTATAAAAATGTGAAACTGAATTATAAATTATAGGTGATTAGATATGGATATATTATTAGTAAATGATGATGGTATTTACTCTCCCTCATTGATAGCATTATATAAATCTTTAAAAGAAGAGTTTCCTGAGGCTAACATAACCATAGTAGCCCCAACAAATCAGCAGAGTGGTATTGGAAGAGCAATAAGTTTATTTGAACCTTTAAGGATGACAAAAGTTAAATTAACTAAAGATATTGTTGGTTATGCTGTTTCAGGAACTCCTACTGACTGCGTAATTTTAGGAATCTATCAAATATTAAAAAAAGTTCCTGATTTAGTTATATCAGGAATAAATATTGGAGAAAATCTTGGGACTGAAATAATGACCTCTGGAACCTTGGGAGCGGCATTTGAAGCTGCTCACCATGGATCTAAGGCAATAGCATCATCTTTACAGATAACATCAGACCATTTAAAATTTAGAGAGTTAGAAATTCCTATAAATTTTGAAATTCCTGCAAAGATTACCACAAAAATTGCTAAAAAATATTTAGATTATGATATGCCCTGCGATGTTTTAAATGTAAATATTCCAGAAAAAGCCAACTTAGAGACACCAATAGAGATTACAAGATTGGCTAAGAAGATGTATTCCACTCATGTAGAGGAGAGAATAGATCCAAGAGGTAGAAGTTATTACTGGATTGATGGATATCCAATATACGAAGATGAGGAAGATACTGATGTTTATGTTTTGAGAAAAAAAGGACATATTTCAATAACTCCCCTAACATTAGATACTACTATTAAAAATTTAGAGGAATTTAAAAAGAAATATGGAAAAATTTTATGTGATATTAAAAAATAATGTTAAATTTATTAATCCTTATTGTTTAATATTGATTAATTTTAAATATTACAATCACAAAAAAATATAAGGTTTTGAACAGTAAAAAAGGTGGTTTTATTGACTTGCACTATAATAGTTGGAGGACAATGGGGAGATGAAGGGAAAGGAAAGATAATAAGCTATATTTGTGATAAAGATAAGCCCTCAATTATTGCAAGAGGTGGAGTAGGACCTAATGCAGGACATACAGTAACTATTGGAAATAAATCTTATGGTATTAGGATGATTCCAACGGGATTTCCATACAAAGAAGCAAAATTAGCAATAGGGGCTGGTGTTTTGGTAGACCCAGAAGTTTTACTAAAAGAAGTTGAAATGCTCAAAGATTTTAATGTTAAAGAGAGATTAATTGTAGATTATAGATGTGGAATTATTGAAGAAAAACATAAAATTATGGATAGAAGTGATGAACACTTAGCCAAAGAAATTGGAACTACTGGAAGCGGTTGTGGTCCTGCAAATGTTGATAGAGTTTTGAGAGTTCTAAAACAGGCAAAAGATATAGAGGAGTTAAAAGAATTTTTAGGAGATGTTTCTGAGGAGGTAAATGATGCATTAGATAGAGGAGAAAATGTTTTAATTGAAGGAACACAAGGGACTTTATTATCATTATATTATGGAACCTATCCTTATGTAACTTCTAAGGATACAACTGCATCATCATTTGCCGCTGATGTTGGAATAGGTCCTACTAGAGTAGATGAAGTTATTGTAGTATTCAAAAGTTTCCCTACAAGAGTAGGTTCAGGACCATTTCCAACTGAGATGCCTTTAGAAGAAGCAGAGAAATTGGGAATAGTAGAGTATGGGACAGTTACTGGAAGAAGGAGAAGAGTAGGTTATTTTGATTTTGAATTAGCAAGAAAAGCTTGTAGGTTGAATGGAGCGACACAGATTGCTTTAACTGGATTGGATAAATATGATAAGGAGTGTTATGGAGTAACAGATTATAATAAATTGAGTGATAAGGCAAAAAAGTTTATAAACAAGATTGAAGAAGTTACTGGAGTTCCAGTTACTATAATTTCTACTGGCCCAGAAATGCATCAAACAATAGATTTAAGAGATGAAAAATTGAAGTAATTTAATATACATTTAACTATTAGATTTTAATTTTTTCATTTCTTTAATTTTTTTAATTAACAATTCATTATCCTCTTCACTTAATTTTTCCATTCTTTTTATTCTATCTTTCTCCTCCCATTTTTTTCCAGTGTATCTCTTACCTATAACATAAACTTCAGCACTTTCCTTTCTTGATGCCTGTGGCTTTGTAATATAAACTTTTTCAAAGTATTTTTTAACCAAATTAACATAATCATTTACCATATCTCCATAGAATACTTTGGCAACAAAATTTCCTCTCTCTTTAAGCATTTCAGTTGCTATCTGTAAAGCAGTTGTTACCAAATCTATTGAACGAGCGTGATCTACATCCCAATAACCACTTATGTTTGGAGAAGCATCACATATAACTACATCTACCTTTTTCTCTTCGTTTGGAATTAATTCCCTAATTTTGTTTAGATTTTCTTCCAAAGTAAAATCTCCTCTTATTGCTACTACATTGTCATATTCAAATGGCTTAACTGGTTGTAAATCTATACCAATAACAAAACCTTTATCTCCAACGATTTCTCTTGCAACTTGCATCCAGCCACCAGGAGCACATCCTAAATCTAAAACTATCTTTCCAGGCTTGATAATATTAAACTTTTCGCTTAACTGCATAAGTTTGAATGAGGCTCTTGAACGATATTTAAGTTT encodes the following:
- the dcd gene encoding dCTP deaminase, giving the protein MILSDKDIIKLINENKLIIEPFNREYLGPSSYDVTLSDEFIIYDDEIYDLSKELKYKKIKIKKSILVCPINYTLNKEKIEYFKEKYNVDYVVKGGILGSTNEYIELPKEITSFYQGRSSLGRVFLTSHQTAGFIDAGFKGKITLEIVAHDKPVILYSGMRIGQLIFFKLNTPAEIGYCEKKGSKYAYQKTVMPSLIHNDFKGF
- the rrmJ gene encoding 23S rRNA (uridine(2552)-2'-O)-methyltransferase, producing MGRKDKRWLLQRKRDFYYKLAKKLKYRSRASFKLMQLSEKFNIIKPGKIVLDLGCAPGGWMQVAREIVGDKGFVIGIDLQPVKPFEYDNVVAIRGDFTLEENLNKIRELIPNEEKKVDVVICDASPNISGYWDVDHARSIDLVTTALQIATEMLKERGNFVAKVFYGDMVNDYVNLVKKYFEKVYITKPQASRKESAEVYVIGKRYTGKKWEEKDRIKRMEKLSEEDNELLIKKIKEMKKLKSNS
- a CDS encoding 16S rRNA (pseudouridine(914)-N(1))-methyltransferase Nep1; the encoded protein is MYNIILAKSALELIPEEIKNKIKKSRVYKYDILDSNYHYKVMKNLKDKRMRGRPDIIHISLLNILDSPINHERKLNIYVHTYDDKVLKINPELRLPRNYFRFLGVIEDVLKGKRNPLIKMEEKSLEELLNDINAKKIALMTKQGKLTEPSQLKNYDTFIVGGFPYGKLNVNRKKVFGKIDEVSIYKKGLMAWTVCGIICYALSF
- a CDS encoding adenylosuccinate synthetase, with protein sequence MTCTIIVGGQWGDEGKGKIISYICDKDKPSIIARGGVGPNAGHTVTIGNKSYGIRMIPTGFPYKEAKLAIGAGVLVDPEVLLKEVEMLKDFNVKERLIVDYRCGIIEEKHKIMDRSDEHLAKEIGTTGSGCGPANVDRVLRVLKQAKDIEELKEFLGDVSEEVNDALDRGENVLIEGTQGTLLSLYYGTYPYVTSKDTTASSFAADVGIGPTRVDEVIVVFKSFPTRVGSGPFPTEMPLEEAEKLGIVEYGTVTGRRRRVGYFDFELARKACRLNGATQIALTGLDKYDKECYGVTDYNKLSDKAKKFINKIEEVTGVPVTIISTGPEMHQTIDLRDEKLK
- a CDS encoding winged helix-turn-helix transcriptional regulator, with the translated sequence MKKRSITEFQVLSEIIRKQPHIKQKDIAENLGITVQAVSEHIRNLIKEGYVKSRGRGEYVVTEKGLRKLKNWLSEFKEYLDEINSAVYRYKDIWPAIADEDVKDGDTVYLYMKEGLLYASKKPKGEAKAKVLYGGKKGEDISICEIKGIIDVPKGRVIVFKIPPEIIGGSRAVNFDLIKDYLNKTDNYVVATMGTVAYVVARKLNIKPDIRFAVLEGIVNACNRGSNVIALITGKMAEKVIKRLDNAKISYTVLDATKQQYKDLIKTEE
- the surE gene encoding 5'/3'-nucleotidase SurE, coding for MDILLVNDDGIYSPSLIALYKSLKEEFPEANITIVAPTNQQSGIGRAISLFEPLRMTKVKLTKDIVGYAVSGTPTDCVILGIYQILKKVPDLVISGINIGENLGTEIMTSGTLGAAFEAAHHGSKAIASSLQITSDHLKFRELEIPINFEIPAKITTKIAKKYLDYDMPCDVLNVNIPEKANLETPIEITRLAKKMYSTHVEERIDPRGRSYYWIDGYPIYEDEEDTDVYVLRKKGHISITPLTLDTTIKNLEEFKKKYGKILCDIKK
- a CDS encoding SAM-dependent chlorinase/fluorinase; the protein is MDIITLTTDFGFSEGYVGAMKGRILEILKKHNKDAKIIDISHEVRQFNIYHGAYVLLTSIPYYPPSVHIAVIDPTVGSERNSIVVETKNGHYLVGPDNGLFTYVVERLGIKRIIKIDESKYNPSSTFHGRDVYAVVGAEILINNDYEGEKLKSIVTLDNEKKRVIHIDRFGNIVTNIKASEVKFKYYEDVLIKIKTKNGDKIIKCKFVKSYFEGGDNFICLINSERFLEISKFMDNASKLLGVDYLDEVEIINIL